A single window of Aspergillus puulaauensis MK2 DNA, chromosome 5, nearly complete sequence DNA harbors:
- a CDS encoding uncharacterized protein (COG:Z;~EggNog:ENOG410Q1N0;~InterPro:IPR000845,IPR011990,IPR035994,IPR027417, IPR019734,IPR013026;~PFAM:PF13374,PF01048,PF13176,PF13181,PF13424, PF07721;~go_function: GO:0003824 - catalytic activity [Evidence IEA];~go_function: GO:0005515 - protein binding [Evidence IEA];~go_process: GO:0009116 - nucleoside metabolic process [Evidence IEA]) encodes MPPRVLSHDAYTIAWICALPLEMAAAKLMLEEVHGNLHQPSTDHNCYTLGSIHGHNIVIACLPSGMYGTISATTVLAQMLPTFRSLKFGLMVGIGGGVATKADVRLGDVVVGIPSATSGGVIQYDQGKTLHSGRFERVCALNKPPQVLLTAVSQLRSNDMVGRRSTLTQAISKDLSQGQFSRPDRDLLFNPDYIHHNTDIDCSTCDQDELVHREPRQDDEPRVHYGLIASGNQVLKDAKTRDSIAHDLDILCFEMEAAGLVDQLQCLVVRGVCDYCDSHKSKEWQGFAALAAAAYTKILLQIVPVHRDKCQGQKRHWMVPFSRNKAFVGRENYIATLGESVSTPGETQKTAICGLGGIGKTQIALELAYRAYMDIAQLAGLALRDAAAAKEQVKAYLSHERSGKWLLIYDNADDMEMWTKGSETGPALKGILPQNEAGHILFTTRNRKLAVKLALSNVVQIPDMDEDTALQMLHQLCIRKELLMDTEGTATLLKQLCFFPLAISQAAAYINEHNITRLGDYVSLITAQEGDMAKLLSEDFEDDGRYPDTKNPVTTTWLVSFHHIRALDPFAVDYLSFMACLSPRNIPQSLLPPAPSDKERIEALGLLKGYSFVSEEPASGNLTLHRLVYLATRAWMRTDGSFATGIIKTVDRMDKILSGVTYQERHLWRPYLPHILATMENNEFRAVRNRYGDLLNIVGKLLSSDGRTREAKALYVQTLEDIQNRLGEYHEQTLHSMYNVGVALSDMGEYTEAKEVMEQVLEGQNMVLGPQHPDTLRSLVAYGLVRLDQGYYAQAQSIEGQALEGLEKALGPEHLLTLKSVEALGSILRHQGNYEEAEAKSRRAMDGYTEKFGPWEERTLNSHNECGLALIGLGKYDEAEQIFSAALQRSEEMLGPEHPLTLNSMSNLGIVYLEQERLEDAESVRIRALDLAKRLFGEEHPGTLATICNLGIVLARQGRHEEAKTLHQQAIGGSNKELGQNNPITITFLGSLATAYWEQGDFAEAEELDVKVWESNKQQLGIDHPHTLTSMQNLAHTCESRGNYRDAIDLTAQCLELRMNRLGAEHPETVHSRYLLAEWGQRENNHLVEEPAATSERDNQSHRETEESGTISF; translated from the exons ATGCCTCCCCGAGTCCTCTCCCACGATGCCTACACGATCGCCTGGATCTGCGCACTCCCACTAGAGATGGCCGCAGCGAAACTGATGCTCGAGGAGGTTCACGGTAATCTCCACCAGCCATCGACCGACCACAACTGCTACACCCTTGGGAGCATCCACGGCCACAACATCGTTATCGCGTGTTTACCTTCCGGCATGTATGGGACAATATCAGCTACAACGGTTCTAGCGCAAATGTTACCCACGTTCCGATCGTTGAAATTTGGCCTCATGGTGGGCATCGGGGGAGGCGTGGCGACCAAGGCAGATGTACGTCTTGGGGATGTGGTAGTTGGGATACCAAGTGCCACGTCAGGAGGGGTGATACAGTATGACCAGGGGAAGACACTGCATTCTGGACGGTTTGAGCGAGTCTGTGCATTGAATAAGCCACCTCAGGTGTTGTTGACTGCTGTTTCTCAGTTGCGAAGCAACGATATGGTCGGGAGGCGGTCCACACTGACGCAGGCAATATCCAAGGATCTAAGCCAAGGGCAGTTCTCACGCCCTGATCGCGATCTATTGTTCAACCCGGATTATATTCATCATAACACCGACATTGACTGCTCGACGTGTGATCAAGACGAGCTGGTACACCGTGAGCCTCGGCAGGATGACGAACCACGCGTTCACTATGGGTTGATAGCCTCTGGCAACCAGGTCCTGAAAGATGCTAAAACGCGGGATTCCATTGCACACGACCTCGATATCCTTTGCTTTGAaatggaagctgcagggCTGGTGGACCAACTTCAATGCTTGGTGGTCCGAGGAGTATGTGACTACTGTGACTCGCACAAGTCCAAAGAATGGCAGGGATTTGCAGCCTTAGCAGCAGCCGCATATACAAAGATTCTTTTACAAATCGTGCCAGTACACCGCGACAAGTGTCAGGGACAAAAGCGGCATTGGATGGTGCCGTTTTCCAGGAACAAGGCATTTGTTGGTCGTGAGAATTACATCGCCACCTTGGGGGAATCTGTCTCAACACCAGGTGAGACGCAGAAAACTGCTATATGTGGACTTGGAGGGATCGGCAAGACTCAGATCGCGCTGGAGCTCGCCTACAGA GCATATATGGATATCGCCCAACTAGCCGGACTGGCTCTTCGTGATGCAGCAGCGGCGAAGGAGCAGGTAAAGGCCTACCTCAGCCACGAAAGGTCTGGAAAGTGGCTGCTGATATATGACAATGCCGATGACATGGAAATGTGGACGAAGGGGAGTGAAACTGGCCCAGCGCTGAAAGGTATACTGCCACAAAATGAAGCCGGTCACATCCTATTCACCACTCGCAACCGGAAGCTGGCTGTCAAGTTAGCCTTGTCAAATGTGGTTCAGATTCCTGACATGGATGAAGACACGGCGCTGCAAATGCTCCACCAGCTTTGTATCCGGAAGGAGCTACTGATGGACACAGAGGGAACTGCTACCCTTCTAAAACAGCTCTGCTTTTTTCCTCTTGCTATCAGCCAAGCCGCCGCATACATTAATGAGCATAATATTACTAGACTGGGAGATTACGTGTCTCTTATCACCGCACAGGAAGGGGATATGGCCAAGCTTCTGAGCGAAGActttgaggatgatggtcGCTACCCGGACACGAAGAACCCAGTAACAACCACATGGCTGGTTTCCTTCCATCACATCCGAGCATTGGACCCGTTCGCAGTGGACTATCTTTCATTCATGGCCTGTCTTAGCCCTCGCAATATCCCGCAGTCCCTCCTTCCCCCGGCACCATCCGATAAAGAAAGGATCGAGGCACTGGGCCTGCTCAAGGGTTATTCTTTCGTTTCCGAAGAGCCTGCAAGCGGGAACTTGACACTGCACCGACTTGTTTATCTTGCAACAAGGGCATGGATGAGAACGGACGGAAGTTTTGCGACAGGGATAATAAAGACCGTGGACCGTATGGATAAGATACTTTCAGGTGTGACCTACCAAGAAAGACATTTGTGGCGGCCATATCTTCCGCATATTCTTGCTACGATGGAAAATAACGAGTTCCGCGCTGTGCGAAATCGATACGGTGATTTATTAAACATCGTGGGGAAGTTGCTGTCATCCGATGGAAGAACCAGAGAAGCAAAAGCATTGTACGTTCAAACTTTGGAAGATATACAGAACCGGCTGGGGGAATATCACGAACAGACGCTGCATAGTATGTATAACGTCGGCGTAGCCCTCTCGGATATGGGCGAGTATACTGAAGCGAAGGAAGTGATGGAGCAAGTACTCGAGGGCCAAAATATGGTTCTCGGGCCTCAACACCCAGACACCCTGAGGAGCCTAGTGGCATATGGTTTGGTCCGCCTTGACCAAGGGTACTATGCACAGGCACAGTCAATCGAGGGTCAAGCCCTGGAGGGTCTTGAAAAGGCACTTGGCCCCGAACACCTACTTACTCTGAAGTCTGTGGAAGCTCTTGGTTCTATCCTCCGCCATCAAGGGAACTACGAGGAGGCAGAAGCCAAGTCCCGGCGAGCGATGGATGGCTATACGGAGAAGTTCGGGCCCTGGGAGGAGCGCACCTTGAACTCACATAACGAATGCGGCTTGGCACTCATAGGCCTGGGTAAATATGACGAGGCGGAGCAGATATTTAGCGCAGCGCTACAGCGCTCCGAAGAGATGTTAGGCCCTGAACATCCACTCACTTTGAACAGCATGAGTAATTTGGGCATTGTTTATCTCGAGCAAGAAAGGCTCGAGGACGCGGAAAGCGTCCGCATACGGGCCTTGGATCTTGCAAAGCGACTCTTCGGTGAAGAACACCCAGGTACCCTGGCAACGATATGTAATCTGGGAATAGTCCTTGCAAGGCAGGGCAGACATGAAGAAGCCAAAACCTTGCACCAACAAGCGATAGGTGGATCTAATAAAGAGCTCGGGCAAAACAATCCGATTACCATTACATTCTTAGGGAGCTTAGCCACGGCGTACTGGGAACAGGGAGACTtcgcagaggcagaagagcTGGACGTTAAGGTATGGGAGAGCAATAAGCAGCAGCTAGGGATAGACCATCCCCACACGTTGACAAGTATGCAAAATCTTGCACACACATGCGAATCTAGGGGCAACTACAGGGATGCCATAGACCTCACCGCGCAGTGCTTGGAGCTTCGCATGAACCGCCTGGGGGCAGAACACCCTGAAACTGTCCATTCAAGGTATTTACTGGCCGAATGGGGACAAAGAGAGAACAATCACCTTGTTGAAGAACCTGCTGCAACGTCAGAGCGTGATAACCAGAGTCACCGTGAGACCGAGGAATCTGGCACCATTTCATTCTGA
- a CDS encoding uncharacterized protein (COG:F;~EggNog:ENOG410PGN3;~InterPro:IPR031804,IPR015797,IPR000086;~PFAM:PF15916,PF00293;~go_function: GO:0016787 - hydrolase activity [Evidence IEA]) encodes MRKTILDIVKECDNFPSHNEPTLQSEVLTGSFTFRVNGCNAILGYILPEIVEKMHWSDSWVIDHQGRTVTLATPANATAEIRSCVVEETLQATRQLGTISLLKGWRGERFPVYGPDGETLLEMERCASALFGIVTYGVQLIAYARSAQGLRLWISKRSEAKQTYAGMLDTTAAGGLVAGKLPIEGIVCEAQEEASIPEDVLRKRVKPMSTLSYFHIRGDKAGGEVGLFQPEVEYTYELELDEQVVPQPKDSEVAGFKLYTIEEVLNVLKEGRFKQNSAIVIVEFLITHGIVNERTDQDYADILFHLHRRVEFPLCILPSI; translated from the exons ATGCGAAAAACAATTCTAGACATCGTCAAGGAATGCGACAA TTTCCCATCGCACAATGAGCCCACCCTCCAGTCTGAAGTTCTGACTGGGTCCTTCACATTTAGGGTAAATGGATGCAACGCTATTCTAGGCTACATTTTACCGGAAATTGTCGAGAAGATGCACTGGTCCGACTCCTGGGTAATCGACCACCAGGGACGGACCGTAACCCTCGCAACACCGGCCAATGCAACAGCCGAGATCCGCTCTTGCGTCGTTGAAGAAACGCTTCAGGCTACTAGGCAGCTGGGCACAATATCCCTGCTAAAAGGCTGGCGTGGCGAACGCTTCCCCGTTTATGGACCAGACGGGGAAACTCTGCTAGAGATGGAGCGCTGCGCAAGTGCGTTGTTCGGGATCGTCACGTACGGTGTTCAGCTTATTGCCTACGCCAGGAGTGCGCAAGGGCTTCGATTATGGATTAGCAAACGATCTGAAGCAAAGCAGACATACGCCGGTATGCTGGACACCACCGCAGCCGGTGGTCTAGTGGCTGGGAAGTTACCAATTGAAGGAATTGTATGTGAAGCACAGGAAGAGGCATCTATACCAGAAGATGTGCTAAGGAAAAGGGTTAAACCAATGAGCACTCTTAGCTATTTCCATATCCGTGGAGATAAAGCTGGAGGGGAAGTTGGGTTATTTCAGCCAGAGGTCGAGTATACATATGaactggagttggatgaaCAAGTGGTACCCCAGCCGAAGGACTCGGAGGTTGCGGGTTTCAAGCTTTATACCATTGAGGAAGTGTTGAATGTGTTGAAGGAGGGGCGGTTCAAGCAAAACAGTGCCATTGTTATTGTGGAGTTTCTCATAACGCATGGGATTGTGAATGAGCGTACTGACCAGGATTATGCGGATATTTTATTCCATTTACATCGGAGGGTGGAGTTTCCTTTGTGTATTCTGCCGTCTATATGA